A stretch of Lactuca sativa cultivar Salinas chromosome 6, Lsat_Salinas_v11, whole genome shotgun sequence DNA encodes these proteins:
- the LOC111914163 gene encoding tropinone reductase homolog At5g06060, with protein sequence MASSREQKWSLKGMTALVTGGTRGIGYSIVEELAGFGASIHTCSRNQKEINERLEEWKGKGYVVTASVCDLSFKEQREELMNTVSSIFDAKLNILINNAAISRLRDATEYTTEDCSYIMGTNFESPFHLTQLAHPLLKSSGNASIVFISSVAGVTGLPSISVYAAAKGAINQLTKNLACEWAKDNIRTNAVAPWGVRTTIMNFEKVDDKIIEAYAPLMARTPGRPIAEPDEISPLVAFLCLPAASYITGQVIVVDAGYTAGGFKF encoded by the exons ATGGCTAGTAGCCGAGAGCAGAAATGGTCTCTCAAGGGCATGACTGCTCTTGTCACAGGTGGCACCAGAGGCATAGG TTATTCAATTGTGGAGGAATTAGCAGGATTCGGTGCATCTATACATACGTGTTCAAGAAATCAAAAAGAGATCAATGAAAGGCTGGAAGAATGGAAAGGCAAAGGGTATGTTGTTACTGCTTCGGTCTGTGATTTGTCTTTTAAAGAACAAAGGGAGGAACTCATGAACACCGTTTCTTCCATTTTTGATGCCAAACTCAACATCCTT aTAAACAATGCTGCAATATCCCGACTTAGAGATGCAACAGAATATACAACCGAGGATTGTTCATATATAATGGGGACAAACTTTGAATCTCCTTTCCATTTGACTCAACTCGCACACCCATTGCTCAAGTCATCAGGAAATGCAAGCATCGTGTTCATCTCTTCTGTTGCTGGTGTCACGGGTCTTCCTTCCATATCTGTATATGCAGCTGCTAAAG GTGCAATCAATCAATTGACCAAGAACTTGGCTTGTGAGTGGGCTAAAGACAATATTCGCACCAATGCTGTTGCACCATGGGGTGTCAGAACCACCATTATGAACTTC GAGAAGGTGGATGACAAAATTATTGAAGCATATGCCCCATTAATGGCTCGCACTCCAGGCCGTCCAATAGCAGAACCTGATGAAATATCACCTTTGGTGGCATTCCTTTGCCTCCCAGCAGCATCCTATATTACTGGACAAGTTATTGTTGTGGATGCCGGATACACAGCCGGAGGTTTTAAATTCTAG